The Deinococcus yavapaiensis KR-236 genome segment GTGAAGCGCGCGAGGTTCGCGAGGCGTCGCTCACCGTCGCTCGTCGCGGCCATGAGGACGCTGCAGCCGCTGCGTTCGTCCGCGAGGGCCAGCAAGCGTGACGGTCGCAGAAACGCGCACGCGTCGAGCAACGAACGCAGCAACTCGCGCGCGACGGTGAGGCGCGCGCCGAGCGTCTCTTGGCGCGCGAGCGTTTGCCACAACGTCTCCTCGGGGGTGCGCGCGCGCGCGAGGCGCGCGAGGTCCGCGTCGTCCACGCGGCCGTACGGACTGCGCAGCAAACTCGCGAGCAGCAAATCATCCGCGGGCTGCGCCAGCCACGCGAGGAGCGTGCGCGCGTCACGCACTTCCGGGCGATACAAGAGGCCGCGTCCGCCGTTCACGACGTACGGAATGCCCGCGCGGAACAACGCCGCTTCGTACACCGCGAGGTCCGTGCGAGATCGGAACAGCACGGCGATGTCGCCGAACCGCACGGGGCGCGCGCCGGCCGGGCCGTGCACGAGGCGTTCCTCGGCGATGAGCGCTTGAATGCGAGCCGCGAGCAAGTTCGCTTCGGCCGCGCGGCGCGCGGGCGCGCCTTTGCCGAGCACCGCGTGGAATTCGACGGGTGCGAGCGGCTCGGCCGGGTTGACGGCGCGGTGCGCGGTGAGCGGCGTGAACGTCGCGGCGGTCGGTCGCGTGTCGTCCGGGCCGGGCATGCGCCGTTCGAAGAACGCGTTCGTGACGCTCACGAGCGGAGCGTGCGTGCGGAAGGACGTGCCAAGGTGGACGTTCACGCCCCGCTCGGCCGCGACACGCTCGCGCGCCGTGCGGAAGAGGGTGACGTCCGCGCGGCGAAAGGCGTAGATGCTTTGCTTTTCGTCGCCGACGACCGTGACGTTCGCGCCGCCCGCGAGGACGCGCTCCAAGATCGCCCACTGGGTGGGGTTGGTGTCTTGGAATTCGTCGATGAGGACGTGCCGCCAGCGCGCGTGGTAGTACGCGCGAACGTGCGGGTGCTGCAGCGCGTGCAGCGCGAGGCGTTCGAGGTCCGCGAAGGTCAGCACGCCTTGCTCGCGTTTCAAACGGTCGAGTTCGCGCAGCACGACCGGCCACGCGCGCGTCACGACGCGCTGCGCGTCGAGCGCCCACACGTCCGCGGCGTCCTCGTCGTCGCTCGCTTTGCATAGGTCGCGCAGTTGCGTGAGCGCCCCGCCAATCAACGCTTTGTCGGCTTTGCTCCACGCGCTGGCCGTGCCGAGGTTGCTGCGGAAGCCTTGCAAGGCGGTCGTCAACGCGCGCGTTTGCTCGTCGCGCCGCTCCACGCCCCGCAGGGCTTGCAGTGCGGCCACGCGGTACTGCTCCAGGCGATCTCGCGGATCGTTCGCGGCGGCGCTTTCCAAGGCGTGCACGGCGGTTGTCCAGGCGCGGTCGCGTTCCGCTTGCCGCGCGACGACCTGCGCGACGGCTTGCGCGCGCGCGCTCGCCCACGCGGTTTCATCGAAGGCGTCGAGGCTGCGGTTCGCTTCGACGGGATCGTCGAGCAGCGCCTCGAGGACGTCGCGTAAGACACCGACGGGTACGCTTCCGAGGGCGTCGTCGTCGAGGGTGGCGAGGGCGAGCGGCAGGTGCGCTTTCGGCCAGGCGTTCGACGCGGCTTCATCGAGGACCGTGAAGCGCGCGCCCACCCCGGCTTCCACGGGGTGTTCGCGCAGGATGCGCGCGCACAACGCGTGTATCGTGCCGATTTGCGCGAGCGGCAACGCGTCCGCGACGGCTTGCCAGCGCGCGCCGTCCCGCGCGGCGACATACGTTTCGACGCGCGCGCGTAACTCCGCGGCGGCCGGCATGGTGAAGGTCGTCGCGAGGATCTGCCCGGGCTGCACGCCGTCGTCGAGGAGACGCACGATGCGTTCGGCCATCACGCGGGTCTTGCCGGACCCGGCGCCCGCGTCGATGGCGACGCTGCCCAGGGCGTGCACCGCCGCGCGTTGCTGAGGGGTGGCGTCGAACGAGGAAGGAGGGTGCGGCGTGGTCATTCGTCCTCCGTCGAGGTGAAGCGTTGAAAGCGGCACAGCGGCGACGCGTCGCAGTACTTGCACGCGCCGAGCGCGTCGTCCGGTCGCGCGTCGAACACGCCCGCCGCGAGGTCGTCGCGAACGCTCGCGAGGAACGTGTCGACGCTGCGCGCGTGCTCGGGCCAATCGTCGGCGCTCGTCGAGGCGGGGCCGACTTCGTCGAGGGTGCGCGCGTTCTTGAGGCTGTAGTAGCGTCCGCGCGTCGCGCCGCTGAGCCGCACGTACACCGGGAGTTGCACTTCGAGGTCGAGGACGGTCGCGTCGCTCGTGCGGCGCACGCGCGAGATGTACTTGCCGAGCTTGTAATCTGTCACGACCGGCCCGTTCGGCGTGGCGTCGACGCGATCCGCGAATCCCGTGAACGCCCAAGCGTGCGATGCGACGTTCACGCTTCCGTCGAGGGGCGATTCGACCGCGAGGGGCGTCCAGTCGCTCGGCAAGAAATCCGGCGCGGCGACGACGCGCCGCAGTCGCTCGAGGTGTTCGCGGCGTTCGAAGCGCCACAACGGCCCGGTGGACAAGCGGCCGGCGCGCACGAGGGTCGTTTCCGCGCGGTCGAACGCCGCGTCGACGCCTTCCGTGAGGTGCGCGCGGTCGACGGAGCCGTCGATGACGCCGGCGATGAGTTCTTGCAGCGCGCGGTGCAGCAGCGTGCCTTGCATGGCCGGGTCGAGGTCGTCGCGTGGCGCGTCGAGCGGTGCGAGCCTTAGCGCGCTTTTCGTGAACCATTGAAAGCGGCACGCGCCGAACGCGTGCAACTGCGACGCGCTCCAGCGATGCGCGGCCGCGTCGATCGCGTCGAGGCGCACGGTGTCACGGCCTCGCTCGCGGTCTTCTTCGCGGCGCGCGCCGCGCGCGACGTCGTCGGACACGCGGCCCGTGAGGGCGTCTTGACGGGCGCGTTCGAAGCGCGAGCCGGCCACGGCGTGCACGTTGACGGCGCGGGGCGCGACGCTGGCGAGGAAGACGCTGGGCCGCAGCGCGCGCCCGTCGACGCTGGTGAGGGGTCGGCTGAAGGTGACGTCGCCGTGCGCGGCGCACACGCTGACGTAGAAGAACGCGCGCTCGAGGGCCGCGCGGGTGCTCGCGTCGGGCAGAGGCGCGCCGCGTTCGGTGAGGCGGGCGCGCGCGAACGAGTCGAGCAAGCCTTCGGACGCGGGACGCGCGGGGTACACGCCGTCGGCCAGGCCGAGCATCCACACGTGCTCGAACGTCCGTCCGGCGGCGTTGATGGGGCTGAGGACGCGCACGCCCGCTTTGGCGAGCAGCAGCGGCACGCGTGTGACGTCGAGGCCTTCGTGCAGAAAGGTCGCGAAGCGTTCGAGCGTCCACTCGTCGTCGTCGTTCGTGAGGGGCGCGAGGAGGTCGCGCAGGGCGTGCAAGTGCACGGCGAGGTGCGGATCGCGCGACTGCCGATCCGTCACGCCGAGCGCGTCGAGGGCCGCGCCGATCGCTTGGGCGTACGCCCAGCCGGGCGCGAAGGACGGCCACACGAGCGCGTCGAGGCGCGGATCGTCACTCCACGCCGCAAGGCCGCGCGGCGTGCCTTGCCGGAAGGCGCGCGCGCGGGCGGGCGCGTCGAACGGCAGCGTCCACAAGGGGTGCATGAGGACGCGGCGCGCGTCGAAGAAGCGCCACTCGCTGAGGTTCGCGTTTCGCCACGCGCTGAGCAGCGACCCGAGGTGCGTGCCGCGCAGCGGGGTGCGCAGGGCGCTGAGGAGCGGCACGTCGTACTCGTCGGCGACGTCCGCGAGGGCGGGCAGGTACATCGCTTCGTCACGCACCAAGAGGGCGATGTCGGACGCGGGCGTGCCGCGTTCGAGCAGGGCCTTCGCGTGCCGCAGCGCGGCGCGCACTTCCTCTTCGACGGTGGGCGCTTCCACGACGACGCACGCGCTGGGCGGCTCGCCGAGGAAGCCGCGCGCGACGCGCTCTCCGACGCGTTCGCCCGGGTCGCCTTCGGGCGTGCGCGTCGACCAGCCGTGCGCGGCGAGGGTGCGCAGCGTGCGGCGCGCTTCGCTGAGGGCCGACGCGCCGGGCACGAACGGCAGCGTGACGACGCTGCCCGGCGCGGCGAGGGCGTTCACGAGGTGCAGTTGCGCCGCGTCGAGGTACCCGAAGCCGTGCACGAGCAGCCGCTCGGAGGGCGCGTCGAAGCGCGCCGCGAAGTACTCGGGCACGGCGCCGTCGAAGGCGCGCTCGTCGTCGAGCAGCGTCAGGTACGCGGCGTACACGCGCGCGAGGTCGCGTTCGCGTGGCGTGTCGGCCGCGTTCGCGAGCGCGACCGGGTCGAGGTTGGCGCGCAGGCATTCTTGCACGAGGGCGCGCAGCGTTTCGATGGTGGCGGGTTCGTCGCGCAGCGGCTCGAAGTAATCGAGGCGCACGTGCGCGAGAACGCGCGCGATCAGGCGCGGCGCGTCGGCGGTCGTCATGGCGTGACGACCCGCGCGGCTCAGGAGGGTGCGCGCGAGTTGCGTCATGGTGAGGGTCGCCATGGGCGTGCCGAGCGCGCGCCGCAGTGCCTGCCCGGCGGGGACGTTCACGGTGACGACGCGGCACGGCGCGCTTCGCACGGTTTCAAGGGCGACGCCCTCGAGGACGCTCGGCGCGGCGTGCGTGACGACGACGCGGCCGTTCACGCGCTGCCCACCGGGGCGGGCGCGTACAAGGCGCTGGCGTCCGCGAGCGTCTTGCGCATTTCTTCGCGCAGCTCGGCGGGGCGCAGCACTTCGACTTCCGCGCCCCAACTCAACAACCACGGTTTGATTTCCGTGGTGTTCGCGATCATCAAGCTGAGCAGCACCCGCCCGTCGGACAGCCGCTGCAGCGGTTCGACTTGCTGCGGAAAGTGATCTTCGCGCAGGCGCGACTCGACCTTCGGGGAGAACAGCAGGTCGACCCGCCTCGGCTCGCCGGTCATGACGCCCCACGCGCCCGCGAAGAACTGCAGCGCGTCGAAGTCGTCGGGAATGTCGTACGTGCGACTGGTCGGGTGTGGATTGCGCATGCGCGCCACTTTGAAGACTTTCACTTGCGGAGGCGTGCTGCTGCGGTCGAGGCCGATGGCGTACGCGGCGCGGTTGTGCGCGTTGATTTCCACGTGGTACACGTCGAGTTCCACGCGGCGCGCCGTCGTCTTGCCGACCGCGGCGTACTCGAAGGTGAGGGCGCGGCGGTCGACCCAGGCTTGCGCGGTGATGTCGAGGGTGCGCGCGTCACCGCTGCGCGGCCGCTTGGCGTACTCGGCGTTGGCGCGCACCGCGATCGACCGGGCGGGTTCAGGCAGACGGTGCGTGATCATCTCGAGGACTTCGAGGTAGCTGGGGTGAAAGCTGCTCGCGTGATGCACCAAAAGCCGCGCCGCGGAGTAAAGCGCGAGCGCTTCGACGGGATTGTCCGGGTTCAAGCTTTTGAGGGTGCGGCGTTTGCTGCGGTAGTGACCGCTGTCGAGCTTCTCGATGTCACCACGGTCGCATAAGAGGGCGAGGTCGCGTTGCAGTGAGCGCAGCTTCTCGCTCGGTAAGTTCAAGCGGTCGAGCAGTTCGCTGGAGGTTCGGTCGGCCATTTCGAGGGATTGCATGATGGCGACGAGCCGTTCGGCACGCGCGTTCGAGCGAAGTTCAGGCATGGAAGGGGACTCCTGAAGAGAGGCGCGGCATACGCCGATTTTAAGAAGGACTTCTTTCAAAGTTTGCACAAATGACGAACGCTCGACCGCCCGCGCGCTTCTCGCGGCACCGCCTCCGCTTGAAGCTTCCGGGCGGTCGAGTGTCGAGTTTCACGCGTCTTCAGTGACGTCCCCGAGGTCTTCGTCGTACCAGCCGAGGCGACTGAGGCCCGGGATGGGCTGCACGCCTTCGACGGGCACCACGGTGACGTGCGTGTCCCACGCGTGGTCCGTCGCGAGGCGCCCTTTGTATTGAAGGCCGCCGCGCGGGCTGAAGTACACGTGCTGCACTTGAAATTCACGGTTGCCGTGCAGCACGCACAACCCCACCGAGTCGGGCGTGATGACGCGCACGCGCGAACCTTCGACCGAGCGTGGCGTCTCCGTCCAGCGGGTGGGGGTGGCTGCCATGCGGGCGTGCCCAGCGAGGTCCGCGAGAACGTCGAGGGTGCGTTGCCACGCGGCGCGCTCGGCGGCGTCCGCGTCTTCGAGCGCGTACCGCGCGAGGTGAACGGCGCGCGCGAGCGTTTCTTCGAGCACGCCTGCGTGCAGCAGCTTCGACGAGAGGCGCAAGCTGCCGTACGTTTGGTCGTACACGACGATCACCGCGTCGCCTTTGCTGAGGCCGGGGCGTTCGACGCGCAGCTTGTCGGTGGTGACGCCGATGTCACGCGATTCGAACGGCACGACGAGCCCGAACGCTTCGAGCAGCAGTTCGGCGATGCGGCCGCGTGGCGCGTCGCCTTGCAAGCTCGGCGCGTGCAGCACCACGCCGGTCGTGAAGAAGTTGCGGGAGAAACGAGGGTGGTGGTAGTAGATGCCGGTGCGGCTCGCGTCGAGCGGGTAGCTGGACGTGAACTCGTTCGCGCCGCGGCGTTCGCTGAACCCGACGATGTGCTCGGAGATCATGACGTTGCAGTCCACGGCGCTCAGCAGCGCGCGCGCTTCAGCGTGGTGCACGGCGTCCGCGTCGAAGTTCGGGTACGCCAGGGTCGGCAGACACGCCGGTTTGGTCGTGTAACGCTTTTCCGGGCGGACGTGCACGGTGCGGGCGATCGGGGAGACTTTCGTGACGCGGTACGCGCGCGTCGCGTACAAATACACCGCGCCGGGGTACGCTTCGCGCATCACTTGCGAATACGACAGCGTGCCGAGCGGGGTGGGTTGATGCGCGTGGTGGAGTTCCACTTTGAAGCTCGTTTCGACGTCACGCAGCGGAAACGCGACGTTCGGGTGCTCTCCGCCTTGCGTCTTGAAGTTCTGCAGCGCGGGCGGCAGCGTGCCCGCGCGTTCCTTGTGCACGAGGTCCGAGAACCCGTCAGGCCATGACACGTTCGTGTCGAAGTCCTCGCTGTCCGCGCGACCGAGAGCGTGCAGCACTGCGTCGTGCTCTCCGCCGGGGCGCGCGAGGCACAACGCGTGAATGCACGCGATGTTCGCGTTTTCGAGGTACAGTGCGCTCGACGCGGGCGGGCGGCGCAAAATGCCGCTGGGCTCGGCGAACAGCGCGCGGTCGCTGGCGGACCCCGTGTCGAGGATGAGGACGTGGCCGGGTTGGCGGCGTCCGACGCGTCCGACGCGTTGCTGAAAGCTGGTGCTGGACGTGGGCACGCCGACGAGTACGACGACGTCGAGGTGCGGAATGTCAAGGCCGAGTTCGAGGGCGCTCGTGGCGATGACGCCGTCGAGGTCGCCGCGCGTGAGGCGATCTTGAATTTCGCTGCGGTCGCGCAGTTCGTACCCGCTGCGAAACGGCAGCACGCGCAGACGGTCCAGCCAAGCTTTTTGCAAGTGCGCGTCGGCTTCGTCGTCGTCGTCGTCGTCGTGCACGGCGCGCGCGGCGATCGACGCGAGGTTCTCGGTTTGCTTGCGTGAATCGCTGAAGCACAAGAACTTCAACCCGGCGCGCGCGAGGCTCGCGAGGAGCGCGGCGGTGTTCGATAAGAGGTCCTTCGCGCCCCCGGACGGCGTGAGGAGGTGCAGCGTCACCGGGTGCTTTTCGGAGCCGTCCTGCTCGGGGCCGATCACGTCGAAGTCCCGGTCGAACAAGAGCTTCAGGTGCCCTTTGGGATCGGCGATGGTGGCGGACGCGCACACGACTTGCAACCGCTTGCGCGTCATGAGTTTCTGCGCGTGTTCGAAACGGCGAAAGAGGTACGCGACGTTGCTGCCGAACACGCCGGTGAAGGTGTGCACTTCGTCCGTGATGATGAGGCGCGTGTCCCGCACGAACTTCGCGATCGCTTTCTTCGCGAGGTTCGCGAGGAGCCACGCGTGCATCACGTCCGGCGTGAGGATCAAGACGCGGCAGCGGCTCAAGAGGCGTTCGCGCTCCGCGAGGGGCACTTGCCCGTCGATGCGCCCGACGCTCGCGGGTACGCCGGCGGCGCTGAGCATGGCGCGCCACCGTTCTTCTTGTTCGACGCCGAGGGCTTTTTGAGGGTACAGCACGATGACGCGCGCGTCGGGCGTCGTGACGAGTTGCTCGAGCGCGGCCACGTGAAAGCACAACGTCTTGCCGCTGGCGGTGCCGGTCGCGACGACGAAGTTGTGAAATTCGGCGGCGTGCCGCGCGGCGATCGCTTGATGGCGGTACACGCCGTGCGGGTACGCGCGCGTCAAGTAGCGTTTGGTGACGTCCGAGACGGGCAAGGCGTGCGCCGGCTCGAGCGCGGCGAGGCGCGCGTCGCTCGGCAAGGTGTGCGTGCGCGTCCAAGGGCTGCGGGTGAGGGCGTCGTCAATGAAAGGCAAGGGGGCGATCGTCATAAGGCACTCCTCGTGGGGCGTGGCGGGGCGGGCGTTCAAGCGGCGTGAACGGCGGTCAGGCGTTTGAGGGCGGCGTGGCGGACGCCGTCGTCCGCGTGACGCGCGAGGCGTTCGAGGACGCCGATCGGCACGTGGGGTTCACGCACGACGAGCGGGGCGGTGTGGTCGTGCATGAGCCACGCGACGGCCCACGCGGGCGTGCTGGGGTGTGCGGCGGCAAGCAGCGACAGCGTGAAGTCGTCTTCGTTGGCGAGCTCGGCGAGGACAAGCGGCGGCGTGTTGGGATGCCGCGCGACCGCTTCGAGGACGTCGAAGCGCGTGGACTGCGCGAGTTGTTCGAGAATGCGCGAAGGCGTGGCTGGGTGGGTGGCTTGCCGCACGTCGAAGTCGGTCGTCATGCGTTCACGGTACGCGCGGCGCGCGTCACCGAATGACGTCGCGCGCGTGCTGCGCGCGACGTCATTACTTGTCGTGCCGGGGGGGCATGCTGACGGCGTCTGCGCGAACGTTCGCGCGGTTTGAAAGGAGATCCGATGATGACTTTCCAAGTGACGCATCACGCCATCACCCGCTACGTGGAGCGCTTCGCGGGCAACCTCAGCTTCCACGCCGCGCGAACGCGCCTCGAACGCCTCGCGCGCCGCGCTCGATTTCGGCACACCTTGCCGGGTGGAGCGCGCCTCTACACCCTCGGTGAGGTGCGGTTCGTCGTGGCTGAGGGCGTGGTGCTCACCGTGTACCGCTTGCAGTACGCTCCGTTGGAAGGCACGCTCGATCTTTGGTTGGAGGAGGTCGCATGACGCAATTGGAAGCTGTTCAAAGGTTCGCTTCGCACGCCGAACGCATCGCCGCGTTTCTGCGTGACGAAGGATTCCGCCCGACTGTCGACGAGGACGGCGACGTGTACTTCAAGTTCGAAGGCCGCGTGTACTACGTCGTCGTGAACGAGGAGGACCCGTCGTTCTTCCGGGTGCTCGCGCCGTTCTTCTGGTCGCTTGATGACGCGGACGAACGACGGCGCGCGCTCACCGTGACGAACGAAGTGCAATGCCGCTTCAAAGTCGGACGGTTCTTCGTGTCCGACGACGGCGTCTCCGCGGTCGTCGACGCCTACTTGCCCGACGAGACGTCCTTCCGTGCGGTGCTGCTGCGTTCGTTGAGCGCGCTGCCGGAGATGACGCGGGAATTTCGAGATCGCATGCACGCGCACAGCCTCAGCTGACGGCAGTTGCGCTTCTATGAACGACCGTCCGCGTCCCTGAGGGGCGCGGACGTCTTTGCTGAGGTCGTGGCTTCGCTCGCGCGTGCGCTTGACGCGTTGCGAGCAAGCTGCCCCCGTGGAATCGTTCGTGTAAGCGACGTCAAGCCGCACGGGCGGTCGATGCGCGAAGCGTCGATGATGGTGACGACGTCACCCGCCAATCCTTGGGGAACGCTTTGTGGGAACCGACTTTTCAATGCGAGGCGTCATTCTCAGACCGCATCCAGAAGGGCTTTTCCGCGTCCTCGTTGGCGCGTAATTCCCTGTTCGCTTTGAGCAGCTGCACCGCATCGACCGAGGTGTCACCTGGGAACACCTCGGCAGGTGAGGAGGCACCGTTGCGGGCGCCATGAGCGTGAAGCGGTCGAAGGTCCCCCTCAAGTTCACGTGGTGCGTGTCCTGCTTTCGCAAGATTGGCTTTAAGGCGCGCTTCTTCTTTGCGGCGAGCCCGCGCGACTTGTTCGCGCGCCACGTCCAGACGCACCTGTTCCTTTTGTGCGGCACGCGCTTGTTTCAAGGCCTGCCTCGATGGGAACGGCTTGAACCCGAGGGCCGCTTCGATCGGGCTGCGTTCAACATCGACGTTGCCGGCCAGCACGTCGCGACGAAGGGCGTGAACGACGTGCGCCTCGCGTTGGTTGCGCTGTATCAACTCGTCGTACGTCGTGAAAAATGACGTTCCGAGCACGACGACCTTGACGAGGACGTCGTTCACAGGCCGCAATTCTGTGGTTTTCCCGTACGGGGTGTTCAATGCTCGTTTCAGCTGCATGGGACTCCTAACTTGACTGCGTTCACTTGCGAATTTCCCAGACGCTGACGTGCGTGCGTTCCTTCTTGACTTTCTTCTCAGGCTCGTCGATCGAGCGGGCAACGGGCGAGGCAGGCCGTGGCGAGGCAGCGGGCTGATTTTCCGGTGGGCGCGGTAAACGCGCCGCAATCTGTTCAGGTGTAGGAGGGGCGTTTTCTCGTGTTTGATGTTGTTGGACGGCGCGGGTGATGTCCGCCAGCTTCGTGGTCGGTGCGAGACGCCACACGTCTCGCATGAACGCCAGCGTTTCTGCCTTGTCGGTGCCGAGAGCGTCAGCGAGTCGTTGCTGGGCGGGGCTCAGGCGCTGCGACGCCGAACGGTCTTTGCTGGGCGCGCTCGGGTGGTCGCGTTCCGTTGCTTCTTGTTGCACGACGAGCACGAACAAATCGCGCGAAGGCCCGGGGGATGGTTCGACGAGCCTAGGAGTTCCGTCGTGGTCACCTTTGATGGCCGTCAGGGCGGCAGCGACGTCTTCGCTTGACGTCAGCATCCGGCTGTACGCCGCACGCCATTGTCCTTGCCGTAAACGCCGAGCGAGGTCTTCGAGTTCGTTCGCCAAGCGAAAGGTCGCGCTGTCCACGGAGTTGCTCATTGAGTACTTCTCGTTTCGAGTTCACGCCTGGGTGGAACGTCGTTGTCTTGGCGAGGTGACAGAAACGAAGCGCTGCTTGAATCGTGGGATGACCGTTGATGATGCAGCATGCACGTCAGTGTACCTGCACGTCGTGCGTGCCCGTGCAGTAAATGACGCTGCGCTGCTGGCACGCGCGATGACCGCGCACTTGTCAGCGGAACACCACGTCGCGGTTCGCTCGTTGATCGAAACTGGAGTTTGACGCCGAGGAAGCGACGGGCGTGCGCGCAAATGTGTGACGGCCGCGTTGTTCGAGTGCTATGACAGCTGTATGGAACGAAACGGACGGAAGGGACTGCTGGACTGGGAACGCCAGCCGACTTGATGCGGCTTGAACGTCAGCAAACCGAGGTGCGTGCGCAAGTTCAGTGTCGCGCGCACCGGAGCCTTCGGTCATGGTGAACGCGTACTTTGAACGTAGCGGCCTTGAGAGCCTGACGAGAGGTGTGGCGTGACGATCGCCGAGGAAGGCCGCGCGAGTTTCGAGGACGTGGCTCGCCGCGTGCACACCTGGGTTGAGCGGCATCGCAACACGGTCGATTTGCAGTTCGCCGACCGCTTGCCCCTGCCGCCCGAGACGCACGAAGGCGCCGGGTACCTGCTGATGGTCGCGGCGATCAATCAGCAAGTGCGGGCGGAAGTGGTGCGCGACGTGATGCGTGACGTGCACGCCACCCTCGGCGAGGACGTCTTCAACTTGCACGCTCTTCCGGCCGACGCGTTGACGTTGGTGTGGCAGTGGTGGCAAGCGGACGCGCAGGCGCGGCGATGGCCGCTGCTGGAAGGCAACCGGGCGGACCGCGTGCTGCGCGATGTGGCACGCTTCCTGGAAGTCACGCGTCGACAAGGAGGCCTGAACGCGTGGGCGGCCAGGCACGGTCACGTGCAGTCGTGCGCGAACGACATCGCTCGGCACGTGCCCGCCTTTGGCGGTGCGGCGAGCGCGCGCAAGAAATTGTGGATGTACCTTCGGTGGATGGTCCGACCGACGCCGGACCTGGGCGTGTGGAGGCACGTTCACCCGCGTGACTTGCGGATTCCGTTGGACGTGAACACCATGGTGGTGTTTCGGCGCCTCGCCACGGCGCATTGCGTCCGCGAGCGCTTGCGTGCTGAAGGCTTGCGCTTCAGCGGCCAGGAGCGACCCAACGCTCAAGACGTCGAGACGGCGACCGCCATGGCACGTTGGTGGTACCCGGATGACCCGGCGTGCGTGGATTACCCGTTCTTCTTGCGCGGGCGAGAACTGTTCGCGGCCGAACGCGCTGTCCAAGAGCCGCGGCATCCAGCGCGTCGCAGGACCGAAGGGTGAACGTCTTCAGTCGCGGCGAGGTCCGAACCCTGGTTGCGCGCTCGTGAATCAGGTGCGGTCAGGTCATGTGGACCAAGAGGGTTGATACGCTCGCACGACCCGTGAAAACGCGGGCACTCCGCCTAACGTTCAGCAATGCCGCGCAAGAACTTATTCGCAACGGCGTGCGAACACCACGCCTGCAACGCGGAGCACATGGTAACCCTGACGTCGTTCTCGATCTTGAGGCCGACGATCTCATCGCTACGATCAGCATCTGCACGGCCCTCCAAGCCGACCGTTCCTTCCTTGAGCGAGTCGATTTTCAAGGAGGCGAGTTCGATGCGTTGTTCGCCCCGACCACCCGCTTGTTTCCTCCGTCACGTCCGGGTAGGTAGCCACAGCAGGGTCGCCGCGAGCCTTTGCATTTCAAGGACGTTCGCCGCCCTCTTGGCCTACATGACCTAACGTAAAGGGCACGTGCACCTCGCGTTGGATGGGCGATCGTAGCGGGCCGAAGCCGAAGTTCGTCGTCAGACGCTAGGTACTCTCGAGTCAATCAAACCTGACGGCTTTTCGCTTGGTGCTCGACGGTGTCAACTGTTTTGAAGTCATAGCTTTGCGAATGCAAAGATGACGCATTTTGCAAGATATCGGCCTTGCAAAATGCAGTACACTGCAGCAAGGAGAATCATGCCCCCGACCACACGCTCGAAAGGCACGTCCGCTGGCGCCCAGCGACCACGAGCCGAAAGCAAGGAAGCGCAGCCGTCCACGAAAACCACGCCCAAGAAGTTGCCAGCCGGCAGGCGTGGCTACGTCGCGGTCGTCGAGCTCGGGAATCGCTCCAGCATCCGCTTGGACCGACGTCGCGACGTTTTCAAGTACGTCACGAATCTCGATGAGCACGATGTCATCGGCGACTTGACGCTCGGCCGCCCCGTCAAAA includes the following:
- a CDS encoding DEAD/DEAH box helicase; this translates as MTIAPLPFIDDALTRSPWTRTHTLPSDARLAALEPAHALPVSDVTKRYLTRAYPHGVYRHQAIAARHAAEFHNFVVATGTASGKTLCFHVAALEQLVTTPDARVIVLYPQKALGVEQEERWRAMLSAAGVPASVGRIDGQVPLAERERLLSRCRVLILTPDVMHAWLLANLAKKAIAKFVRDTRLIITDEVHTFTGVFGSNVAYLFRRFEHAQKLMTRKRLQVVCASATIADPKGHLKLLFDRDFDVIGPEQDGSEKHPVTLHLLTPSGGAKDLLSNTAALLASLARAGLKFLCFSDSRKQTENLASIAARAVHDDDDDDEADAHLQKAWLDRLRVLPFRSGYELRDRSEIQDRLTRGDLDGVIATSALELGLDIPHLDVVVLVGVPTSSTSFQQRVGRVGRRQPGHVLILDTGSASDRALFAEPSGILRRPPASSALYLENANIACIHALCLARPGGEHDAVLHALGRADSEDFDTNVSWPDGFSDLVHKERAGTLPPALQNFKTQGGEHPNVAFPLRDVETSFKVELHHAHQPTPLGTLSYSQVMREAYPGAVYLYATRAYRVTKVSPIARTVHVRPEKRYTTKPACLPTLAYPNFDADAVHHAEARALLSAVDCNVMISEHIVGFSERRGANEFTSSYPLDASRTGIYYHHPRFSRNFFTTGVVLHAPSLQGDAPRGRIAELLLEAFGLVVPFESRDIGVTTDKLRVERPGLSKGDAVIVVYDQTYGSLRLSSKLLHAGVLEETLARAVHLARYALEDADAAERAAWQRTLDVLADLAGHARMAATPTRWTETPRSVEGSRVRVITPDSVGLCVLHGNREFQVQHVYFSPRGGLQYKGRLATDHAWDTHVTVVPVEGVQPIPGLSRLGWYDEDLGDVTEDA
- a CDS encoding T3SS (YopN, CesT) and YbjN peptide-binding chaperone 1, which encodes MTQLEAVQRFASHAERIAAFLRDEGFRPTVDEDGDVYFKFEGRVYYVVVNEEDPSFFRVLAPFFWSLDDADERRRALTVTNEVQCRFKVGRFFVSDDGVSAVVDAYLPDETSFRAVLLRSLSALPEMTREFRDRMHAHSLS
- a CDS encoding DUF2400 family protein, translating into MTIAEEGRASFEDVARRVHTWVERHRNTVDLQFADRLPLPPETHEGAGYLLMVAAINQQVRAEVVRDVMRDVHATLGEDVFNLHALPADALTLVWQWWQADAQARRWPLLEGNRADRVLRDVARFLEVTRRQGGLNAWAARHGHVQSCANDIARHVPAFGGAASARKKLWMYLRWMVRPTPDLGVWRHVHPRDLRIPLDVNTMVVFRRLATAHCVRERLRAEGLRFSGQERPNAQDVETATAMARWWYPDDPACVDYPFFLRGRELFAAERAVQEPRHPARRRTEG